The following proteins are encoded in a genomic region of Ammospiza caudacuta isolate bAmmCau1 chromosome 3, bAmmCau1.pri, whole genome shotgun sequence:
- the CDC42EP3 gene encoding cdc42 effector protein 3, translated as MPAKTPIYLKAANNKKGKKFKLRDILSPDMISPPLGDFRHTIHIGKEGQHDVFGDISFLQGNYELLPGNEGETRLSQSGIHNEFLRANSTSESMFTETPSPVLKNAISLPAIGGSQALTLPLLSPVTFNSKQESIRSSRNPRLSCEPVIEEKLQEKGKEMEDEETYKDDIWGQNGSSSHFTNGSDSHSSSFSERCTDWQTADLLHDSRLSCELTKTKSEESLSDLAGSLLSLQLDLGPSLLDEVLNVMDKNKS; from the coding sequence ATGCCAGCCAAGACACCCATCTACTTGAAAGCTGCTAACAAtaagaaagggaagaaattcAAACTAAGGGATATCTTATCTCCTGATATGATCAGTCCTCCACTTGGAGATTTTCGTCATACCATACACATTGGAAAAGAGGGACAGCATGATGTTTTCGGAGACATCTCATTTTTGCAGGGCAACTATGAGCTGTTGCCTGGAAATGAAGGTGAAACCAGACTTAGCCAGTCTGGTATCCACAATGAATTCTTAAGGGCAAACAGCACTTCTGAATCCATGTTTACAGAAACTCCATCACCAGTGCTCAAAAATGCTATTTCCCTTCCTGCCATTGGGGGTTCTCAAGCCCTTACATTGCCGTTATTGTCACCAGTGACATTTAATTCAAAGCAAGAATCCATCAGGTCATCCAGAAATCCTAGGCTTAGCTGTGAGCCAGTAATAgaagaaaagctgcaggagAAAGGTAAAGAGATGGAGGATGAAGAAACGTACAAAGATGACATATGGGGGCAAAATGGTTCTTCTTCACATTTTACCAACGGTAGCGACAGTCACTCATCCAGCTTTTCTGAACGATGCACGGATTGGCAAACAGCGGATTTACTGCATGACAGTCGGCTTTCATGTGAACTAACCAAGACAAAGTCTGAAGAATCCCTTTCAGATCTTGCAGGCTCCCTTCTCTCATTACAACTTGACTTGGGGCCCTCACTTTTGGATGAGGTCCTCAATGTAATGgacaaaaataaatcttag